DNA sequence from the Streptomyces sp. CA-210063 genome:
AGCCGTCCGCACCCGTACGGCCGTCGACAGCCTTACGGCCATCGGCACCCGCCCGGCGGAACGCCTCCGCCTCGTCGCCCCGGTCCTCGGCCGGCGGCTTCTTCGCGCCCCAGCCCAAGTCGGACCGGACCGCGGTGTCCGCGCTCGTGGTCATTCCCGTGCCCGTGCCCGCGTCGGCGTGGACGGCGCCCGCGACCAGCGCGCGAGGTACGTCCGCCCACACCAGGAGCCCCAAGCCGACCGGCTGCGCCCCCCAGGAGCGGCAGAGGGACTCTATGAGGAGCAGCCCTCTCCCGTGTTCCTCCTCGGGCCGCTGCGGCGAGGGATGCGGCTCACCCGGAGCGCATCCCTCGTCCCGTACCGCTATGCGCACGAGATCGTCGCCGTCGTGCAGCTCGCAGACGATCTGGGCGCTCGCGGTGTGCACGATCGCGTTGGTCACCAGCTCGGACACGACCAGGGCGGCCGTGTCGCAGGTGT
Encoded proteins:
- a CDS encoding ATP-binding protein, with product MASVIPPPAPLGTDAAGDRVGPGPAAGARPETIAERRFRFELAAHPGAVAQARRVTRTQLTGWALCEDTCDTAALVVSELVTNAIVHTASAQIVCELHDGDDLVRIAVRDEGCAPGEPHPSPQRPEEEHGRGLLLIESLCRSWGAQPVGLGLLVWADVPRALVAGAVHADAGTGTGMTTSADTAVRSDLGWGAKKPPAEDRGDEAEAFRRAGADGRKAVDGRTGADGYKAVDGRTGADGYKGVDGRNSADGRTAAERRFGAECRREVDVRPEVGRRTGAEWV